The Xenopus tropicalis strain Nigerian chromosome 7, UCB_Xtro_10.0, whole genome shotgun sequence genome includes a region encoding these proteins:
- the LOC100492897 gene encoding uncharacterized protein LOC100492897 isoform X1 encodes MGNMLSFCSVLCTFLFSDFFIVLLWILSFLYFHKLEKPSYMPHGKTKIEVKNNNDSPFANKVRDKNTEKSSFTSIDHAEKYIKLLEGWLFEQDNFKEESSSAEEHLLELQASNSCKVLKKIQIVVESIRINNSYGLSHNICSDEFQRSWYVVERFEHITAYIDLKLCMMKVFKSHFDIWLEQLKRLKIWLSEAVEIQEKLHSVACESKSAVKHHLNMQEVLLNESTFMKEELEKCEIDSCKLTIILKEIGWWSDKFQQSMIRKQFKKQTHEKRWNDILCDSITEEMVHFAERYSLFTKLNQCYTTHLKDLLKMTFPDPSTPLPERKPANSAVTICWKEVEIQELLSKES; translated from the exons ATGGGAAATATGCTCTCTTTCTGTAGCGTTCTTTGTACATTTTTGTTCTCAGACTTTTTCATTGTGTTGCTGTGGATACTCAGCTTTCTCTATTTCCACAAGTTGGAGAAACCTTCATACATGCCACATGGGAAAACAAAGATAGAG gtaaaaaataataatgatagtcCTTTTGCTAACAAAGTGAG AGACAAAAACACAGAGAAGTCATCTTTTACAAGCATTGATCATGCAGAGAAATACATTAAACTTTTAGAAGGCTGGTTGTTTGAACAAGATAACTTCAAAGAGGAATCATCTTCAGCTGAGGAGCATCTATTGGAACTGCAGGCAAGT AATAGCTGTAAAGTGCTGAAGAAGATCCAGATCGTCGTAGAGTCTATTAGAATAAATAATTCCTATGGACTGTCACACAATATTTGCTCAGATGAATTTCAGAGAAGTTGGTATGTCGTTGAAAGGTTCGAACATATTACGGCTTATATAGATTTAAA GCTGTGTATGATGAAGGTTTTCAAGAGCCACTTTGACATTTGGTTAGAACAGTTAAAAAGATTAAAGATCTGGTTATCAGAAGCCGTGGAAATACAGGAGAAACTCCACAGTGTGGCCTGTGAAAGTAAATCTGCAGTTAAACATCACCTTAATATGCAAGAG GTACTGTTAAATGAAAGCACATTTATGAAAGAAGAActggaaaagtgtgaaatagattCCTGCAAGCTTACTATTATCCTAAAG GAGATTGGCTGGTGGTCAGACAAATTTCAGCAGTCAATGATAAGgaaacaatttaaaaagcaaacacaTGAGAAGAGATGGAATGACATTCTGTGTGATTCCATTACTGAAGAG ATGGTGCATTTTGCTGAAAGATATTCTTTATTCACTAAGCTAAACCAATGTTACACCACTCACCTAAAGGATCTCCTGAAGATGACATTTCCAGATCCAAGCACACCATTGCCTGAAAGAAAACCAGCAAACTCTGCTGTCACTATTTGTTGGAAGGAAGTAGAGATTCAGGAATTACTAAGCAAAGAGTCTTGA
- the LOC100492897 gene encoding uncharacterized protein LOC100492897 isoform X2 — protein MGNMLSFCSVLCTFLFSDFFIVLLWILSFLYFHKLEKPSYMPHGKTKIEVKNNNDSPFANKVRDKNTEKSSFTSIDHAEKYIKLLEGWLFEQDNFKEESSSAEEHLLELQNSCKVLKKIQIVVESIRINNSYGLSHNICSDEFQRSWYVVERFEHITAYIDLKLCMMKVFKSHFDIWLEQLKRLKIWLSEAVEIQEKLHSVACESKSAVKHHLNMQEVLLNESTFMKEELEKCEIDSCKLTIILKEIGWWSDKFQQSMIRKQFKKQTHEKRWNDILCDSITEEMVHFAERYSLFTKLNQCYTTHLKDLLKMTFPDPSTPLPERKPANSAVTICWKEVEIQELLSKES, from the exons ATGGGAAATATGCTCTCTTTCTGTAGCGTTCTTTGTACATTTTTGTTCTCAGACTTTTTCATTGTGTTGCTGTGGATACTCAGCTTTCTCTATTTCCACAAGTTGGAGAAACCTTCATACATGCCACATGGGAAAACAAAGATAGAG gtaaaaaataataatgatagtcCTTTTGCTAACAAAGTGAG AGACAAAAACACAGAGAAGTCATCTTTTACAAGCATTGATCATGCAGAGAAATACATTAAACTTTTAGAAGGCTGGTTGTTTGAACAAGATAACTTCAAAGAGGAATCATCTTCAGCTGAGGAGCATCTATTGGAACTGCAG AATAGCTGTAAAGTGCTGAAGAAGATCCAGATCGTCGTAGAGTCTATTAGAATAAATAATTCCTATGGACTGTCACACAATATTTGCTCAGATGAATTTCAGAGAAGTTGGTATGTCGTTGAAAGGTTCGAACATATTACGGCTTATATAGATTTAAA GCTGTGTATGATGAAGGTTTTCAAGAGCCACTTTGACATTTGGTTAGAACAGTTAAAAAGATTAAAGATCTGGTTATCAGAAGCCGTGGAAATACAGGAGAAACTCCACAGTGTGGCCTGTGAAAGTAAATCTGCAGTTAAACATCACCTTAATATGCAAGAG GTACTGTTAAATGAAAGCACATTTATGAAAGAAGAActggaaaagtgtgaaatagattCCTGCAAGCTTACTATTATCCTAAAG GAGATTGGCTGGTGGTCAGACAAATTTCAGCAGTCAATGATAAGgaaacaatttaaaaagcaaacacaTGAGAAGAGATGGAATGACATTCTGTGTGATTCCATTACTGAAGAG ATGGTGCATTTTGCTGAAAGATATTCTTTATTCACTAAGCTAAACCAATGTTACACCACTCACCTAAAGGATCTCCTGAAGATGACATTTCCAGATCCAAGCACACCATTGCCTGAAAGAAAACCAGCAAACTCTGCTGTCACTATTTGTTGGAAGGAAGTAGAGATTCAGGAATTACTAAGCAAAGAGTCTTGA
- the LOC100492897 gene encoding uncharacterized protein LOC100492897 isoform X3 — translation MGNMLSFCSVLCTFLFSDFFIVLLWILSFLYFHKLEKPSYMPHGKTKIEVKNNNDSPFANKVRDKNTEKSSFTSIDHAEKYIKLLEGWLFEQDNFKEESSSAEEHLLELQASNSCKVLKKIQIVVESIRINNSYGLSHNICSDEFQRSWYVVERFEHITAYIDLKLCMMKVFKSHFDIWLEQLKRLKIWLSEAVEIQEKLHSVACESKSAVKHHLNMQEVLLNESTFMKEELEKCEIDSCKLTIILKEIGWWSDKFQQSMIRKQFKKQTHEKRWNDILCDSITEEVI, via the exons ATGGGAAATATGCTCTCTTTCTGTAGCGTTCTTTGTACATTTTTGTTCTCAGACTTTTTCATTGTGTTGCTGTGGATACTCAGCTTTCTCTATTTCCACAAGTTGGAGAAACCTTCATACATGCCACATGGGAAAACAAAGATAGAG gtaaaaaataataatgatagtcCTTTTGCTAACAAAGTGAG AGACAAAAACACAGAGAAGTCATCTTTTACAAGCATTGATCATGCAGAGAAATACATTAAACTTTTAGAAGGCTGGTTGTTTGAACAAGATAACTTCAAAGAGGAATCATCTTCAGCTGAGGAGCATCTATTGGAACTGCAGGCAAGT AATAGCTGTAAAGTGCTGAAGAAGATCCAGATCGTCGTAGAGTCTATTAGAATAAATAATTCCTATGGACTGTCACACAATATTTGCTCAGATGAATTTCAGAGAAGTTGGTATGTCGTTGAAAGGTTCGAACATATTACGGCTTATATAGATTTAAA GCTGTGTATGATGAAGGTTTTCAAGAGCCACTTTGACATTTGGTTAGAACAGTTAAAAAGATTAAAGATCTGGTTATCAGAAGCCGTGGAAATACAGGAGAAACTCCACAGTGTGGCCTGTGAAAGTAAATCTGCAGTTAAACATCACCTTAATATGCAAGAG GTACTGTTAAATGAAAGCACATTTATGAAAGAAGAActggaaaagtgtgaaatagattCCTGCAAGCTTACTATTATCCTAAAG GAGATTGGCTGGTGGTCAGACAAATTTCAGCAGTCAATGATAAGgaaacaatttaaaaagcaaacacaTGAGAAGAGATGGAATGACATTCTGTGTGATTCCATTACTGAAGAGGTAATTTAG